The window GTGCCACGGTTCTCACTCAGGGCCTGGGCGGGGGTGCCCGGCAGGGACGGGTCGGGGGTGAACATCCATTCGATCATCTCTTCGACCGTGAAGCCGTCGTCCCTCAGGAGCGTCAGGGTGCCGGACAGGCCCTTGACGACCTTGTCGCCGTCGATGAAGGCGGCGGGGACGTGCAGCGCGCGGTTCTCACCCCGGCGTACGGCGATGAGCTGGCCCTCCTTGACCAACTGCCGCACACGTGTCACCTCGACGCCGAGCTGTTCGGCGATGTCGGGAAGGGTGAGCCAGTCAGGGACGAGAGCGTCGATCTTCGTGTCAATCTCGGTCACGGACACAAGCGTGCCATCTGCCACTGACACTCGGAAGCCAGGCCCGTCCACCCGGGGACGTGTGCGTCACGCGGTCGCCGCCTTCAGAGGCCTCGCCGGGTCCGCCAGCAGCCGCGGATCCATGGGCGTGCCGGACTCGATCAGCCGCCGCCCCTGCGCCAGATCCCGCGGCCGGCCGACGGCCAGCAGGGCGACGAGCCGGCCCTCGCGGAGCCAGCAGACCGTCCACGCCGGCCCGGTGCGATCGCCGCGCCAGACGACGGCGTCGGCCGACGTGTGGTGTCCCGCGTACTGCACGAAGCGCCCGAACTGCTCGGACCAGAAGTACGGCACCGGGTCGTAGACCACGGGCGTGAGGCCGACGATGTCGGCCGCGACCGTGCGCGGACCCTGGAGCGCGTTGTCCCAGTGGTGGATCAGCAGGCGCTCGCCGTACCGTCCCGAGGGGAAGGAGGCGCAGTCGCCGACCGCGTACACGTCCGGCACGGACGTGCGCAGATGGTCGTCCGCCAGGACGTCCCCGTGCGGGCCGAGCTCGATG of the Streptomyces sp. NBC_01788 genome contains:
- a CDS encoding Rv2175c family DNA-binding protein, with protein sequence MTEIDTKIDALVPDWLTLPDIAEQLGVEVTRVRQLVKEGQLIAVRRGENRALHVPAAFIDGDKVVKGLSGTLTLLRDDGFTVEEMIEWMFTPDPSLPGTPAQALSENRGTEVKRRAQALAV